A genomic region of Candidatus Eisenbacteria bacterium contains the following coding sequences:
- a CDS encoding DUF92 domain-containing protein — translation MNATSWALVLAVLGATVVWISRQGTARGALAGLAVAVIAILGLGPGTLLPLAVFVLGAGALTRLGRDAKERAGTAEPDQGRRGEAHVAAKLGLPFLLSAVALAVDPAAGTFLRIGFAASLGAAFADTAATEIGPLARGGAVALPSFRGVPHGTPGGVSLAGLAASLAGASACAVASAVSGLVPPAAWLHVAGAGFAATLFESVLGPTPPGRALGHHGRNAAASVVAAALACGAWTLTLARSGPAS, via the coding sequence GTGAACGCGACCTCGTGGGCGCTGGTCCTGGCCGTGCTCGGCGCCACGGTCGTGTGGATCTCGAGACAGGGGACCGCCAGGGGCGCTCTCGCCGGACTCGCCGTCGCCGTGATCGCGATCCTCGGTCTCGGGCCGGGAACGCTCCTTCCGCTCGCCGTGTTCGTGCTCGGCGCGGGCGCGCTGACGCGGCTCGGTCGCGACGCCAAGGAGCGGGCCGGCACCGCGGAGCCCGACCAGGGGCGCCGCGGGGAGGCTCACGTCGCCGCGAAGCTCGGTCTGCCGTTCCTGCTCTCCGCCGTCGCGCTGGCCGTGGATCCGGCCGCGGGAACGTTCCTCCGGATCGGCTTCGCCGCGTCGCTCGGCGCCGCGTTCGCGGACACCGCGGCCACCGAGATCGGCCCGCTCGCCCGCGGCGGAGCGGTCGCGCTGCCGAGCTTCCGTGGAGTGCCGCACGGGACGCCGGGCGGGGTGAGCCTCGCCGGGCTCGCGGCCTCGCTGGCGGGGGCGTCCGCGTGCGCGGTCGCGAGCGCGGTGTCGGGTCTCGTTCCCCCCGCGGCGTGGCTCCACGTGGCGGGCGCGGGATTCGCCGCCACGCTCTTCGAGAGCGTCCTCGGCCCGACGCCCCCGGGGCGAGCGCTGGGCCACCACGGGCGCAACGCGGCCGCCTCCGTGGTCGCGGCCGCGCTCGCGTGCGGGGCCTGGACCCTGACCCTTGCCCGTTCCGGACCAGCGTCGTGA
- a CDS encoding TIGR03088 family PEP-CTERM/XrtA system glycosyltransferase, whose amino-acid sequence MTDAAPPLILHVIHHLRMGGMENGLVNLINRMPPTRYRHAIACVEDSSEFERRIERPGVAVHSLHRSRIGVWGLQRELFSLCRKIRPAILHSRNQSGLDALLPARMAGVRRRIHGEHGWDVGDIHGTKWKPALLRRVHAPLVDRYVTVSKDLERYLIERIGIAPRRITQIYNGVDTERFAPVPRPDRDRLPEAFRAEGLVLVGLVGRLQPVKDFASMIRALGVLRERAPRAEAAVRVAVFGDGPLLGDLRGLVASLALESRVWFAGSVPDVPDALRSMDLFALTSRNEGISNTILEAMAVGLPVLATAVGGNVELVQDGVTGTLVPAGDPESLAGAVAAYASDPALRRAHGEAGRARAVERFSLAAMVRRYLDLYDAELGSAPSGERRQEDESGFVPA is encoded by the coding sequence GTGACCGACGCGGCGCCGCCGCTCATCCTGCACGTCATCCACCATCTCCGGATGGGCGGCATGGAGAACGGTCTCGTCAACCTGATCAACCGGATGCCGCCCACCCGGTACCGGCACGCCATCGCGTGCGTCGAGGACTCCTCCGAGTTCGAGCGCCGCATCGAGCGCCCCGGCGTCGCGGTCCACTCCCTGCACCGCTCGCGTATCGGCGTGTGGGGGCTCCAGCGCGAGCTCTTCTCCCTCTGCCGGAAGATCCGCCCGGCGATCCTCCATTCGCGCAACCAGTCGGGACTGGACGCGCTCCTTCCGGCGCGCATGGCGGGCGTCCGCCGGCGCATTCACGGAGAGCACGGCTGGGACGTTGGCGACATCCACGGGACGAAGTGGAAGCCGGCGCTCCTCCGCCGGGTGCACGCGCCGCTCGTCGACCGGTACGTCACCGTCTCGAAGGACCTCGAGCGGTATCTCATCGAACGGATCGGCATCGCCCCTCGGCGGATCACGCAGATCTACAACGGCGTCGACACGGAGCGCTTCGCGCCCGTGCCGCGCCCCGATCGCGACCGTCTCCCCGAGGCGTTCCGCGCCGAGGGGCTCGTTCTCGTGGGGCTGGTGGGGCGGCTTCAGCCCGTCAAGGACTTCGCCTCGATGATCCGCGCGCTGGGCGTCCTTCGGGAGCGCGCTCCTCGTGCCGAGGCGGCGGTGCGCGTGGCGGTGTTCGGAGACGGTCCCCTGCTCGGCGACCTGCGCGGACTCGTCGCGTCGCTCGCGCTCGAATCCCGGGTCTGGTTCGCGGGATCGGTCCCGGACGTGCCGGACGCGCTCCGCTCGATGGACCTGTTCGCGCTCACGTCCCGAAACGAGGGAATCTCGAACACGATCCTCGAAGCGATGGCGGTGGGCCTCCCCGTGCTCGCGACCGCCGTTGGAGGCAATGTCGAGCTGGTCCAGGACGGCGTGACCGGAACGCTCGTGCCCGCCGGGGATCCGGAGTCGCTCGCGGGGGCCGTCGCGGCGTACGCGTCGGACCCGGCGCTCCGCCGCGCGCACGGCGAGGCGGGAAGGGCGCGCGCGGTCGAGCGGTTCAGCCTGGCGGCCATGGTGCGGCGGTACCTCGATCTCTACGACGCGGAGCTCGGGAGCGCGCCGTCCGGAGAACGGCGGCAGGAGGACGAGTCCGGCTTCGTGCCGGCGTGA